The Cyprinus carpio isolate SPL01 chromosome A5, ASM1834038v1, whole genome shotgun sequence genome has a segment encoding these proteins:
- the LOC109087098 gene encoding gastrula zinc finger protein XlCGF57.1-like, whose product MAFIKEEIEDIRIEEVFSLNHEETEELTDLMLLKKERQELNKIKEKEKYEEHHDYITGKKSTNTEKTSSRKRAQKKSYEFCTCRECGKSFSRKQNLNIHMKTHTAERCFTCQQCGKSFSRKQNLNIHMKTHTAERCFTCQQCGKSFSLKQSLNIHMRTHTGEKPYTCQQCGKSFSLKQNLNVHMRIHTGEKPYTCQQCGKSFSLKQNLVNHMKIHTGEKPFTCQQCGKCFSLKQNLENHMRIHSGERPYNCQHCGKSFIQRGNLMNHMILHTGERNFTCPQCGKSFKQKQGMLSHMRIHTGECGKSFTPTQTLNSHTRIHSRKDWLICEECGRCFSNKRSFKVHMKVHSGEEPHKCSRCGKTCRHKLSLYVHMRIHNGEKPYTCSLCEKYFRRKVTLNEHMKIHLRS is encoded by the exons ATGgcatttattaaagaggagattGAAGACATTAGGATTGAAGAAGTATTCAGTCTAAACCACGAAGAGACTGAGGAActaacag ACCTGATGCTACTGAAAAAGGAGAGGCaagaactgaataaaataaaagagaaggaAAAGTATGAGGAACATCATGATTATATAACTggaaaaaaatccacaaatacCGAAAAGACATCCTCACGAAAAAGAGCCCAGAAGAAATCTTACGAATTTTGCACCTGCCGtgaatgtggaaagagtttcagtcgAAAACAAAACCTTAACATCCACATGAAAACTCACACGGCAGAGAGATGTTTCACTTGtcaacaatgtggaaagagtttcagtcgAAAACAAAACCTTAACATTCACATGAAAACTCACACGGCAGAGAGATGTTTCACTTGtcaacaatgtggaaagagtttcagtctAAAACAAAGCCTTAACAtacacatgagaactcacacaggagagaaaccttacacctgccaacaatgtggaaagagtttcagtctaaaacaaaaccttaatgtacacatgagaattcacacaggagagaaaccttacacctgtcaacaatgtggaaagagtttcagtctAAAACAAAACCTTGTAaaccacatgaaaattcacacaggagagaaacctttcacctgtcaacaatgtggaaagtgtttcagtctaaaacaaaaccttgaaaaccacatgagaattcacagtgGAGAGAGACCTTACAACTGTCAACATTGTGGTAAAAGTTTCATTCAAAGAGGGAACTTAATGAACCACATGAttcttcacactggagagaggaaTTTtacctgccctcagtgtggaaagagctttaaacaaaaacaaggcATGCTTTCccatatgagaattcacactggagagtgtggaaagagtttcacacctACACAGACCCTAAATTCCCACACGAGGATTCACTCAAGAAAGGACTGGTTAATATGTGAAGAGTGTGGAAGGTGTTTCAGTAATAAAAGAAGCTTCAAGGTTCACATGAAAGTTCACTCTGGAGAGGAGCCTCACAAATGCTCTCGGTGTGGAAAGACCTGCAGAcataaactatccctttatgtcCATATGAGAATCCAcaatggagagaagccttacacatgttCACTGTGTGAAAAGTATTTCAGACGTAAAGTAACCCTTAATGAACACATGAAGATTCACTTGAGGAGTTAA